One region of Oryzias latipes chromosome 6, ASM223467v1 genomic DNA includes:
- the LOC101175537 gene encoding receptor-type tyrosine-protein phosphatase eta-like, which translates to MTISNLTAGVRYGINVTAVAADNQTEGESVSTVIYTKPDKVRNLSVTEITTSSISLNWTEPLGNSSFYRVQWKNGSSTLNTSVFEKTTTISNLTAGVRYGINVTAVAADNQTEGESVSTVIYTKPDKVRNLSVTEITTSSISLNWTEPVGNSSFYRVQWKNASSTLNTSVFEKTTTISNLTAGVRYGINVTAVAADNQTEGESVSTVKYTKPDKVRNLSVTEITTSSISLNWTEPVGNSSFYRVQWTNGSSTLNKSVFDKTTTISNLTAGENYDITVTAVAADDQTEGESVSTVKYTKPDKVRNLSVTEITTSSISLNWTEPLGNSSFYRVQWTNGSSTLNTSVFEKTTTISNLTAGVRYGINVTAVAADNQTEGESVSTVIYTNPGIIQNLISFFNTTSISLNWTAPLGQVFTYKVEWCRGGCQNSSSIFVNKSFATLSDLIPGSSYTINITAVAKDNHTLGEPYTSIIVTKPDVVKNLRIFSVTTTSVSLSWDKPEGSADSYIVRWNSTKEISSNKTNNLSFNITNLTPGVLYNISVTAVAGNEGNQVFNKTFTRPEKPQNISVTARDTQSLNISWRLERGEVEYFEVNISNAALSYAYSITAPALRAYFMGLNPGRLYYIVVTSVVGDFRSPSDNSSFATVPVPPVSLIIADRTNSSLILNWTIPDLLKGAPDISFLITYNDTTTVRAEGNSKELQMLKSGTLYNITVATVGPQNLSSTAIQNSSYTLPNPVLKVEVRLLSTTSVMVNWTEPQDFHGYYQYLVQTYNLTNAVVSFKKVNSTSIIIENLEPGSQYFTNVTTIAAAGSESPAVQTSFHTKPKAVTGLRNVSETTSIQLTWQRQSDFKSSYKYLVEAYQGAVLVQNRTVEQETYNFTELSPGTLYNFFVSVVVDKVFSEKETISSQTIPEKVPHLTATGTTTSLNVTWTAPRGQVSSYSIRLFKNNVLVSNKTAPNSSTYELFEGLDPGVLYQVQLVTISGPVQSNSSTVSNATFPTPPGPITVVSQTVRSINFTWSPPNNMSQDQYNFTVRGNNTNNNITIQRSWFLLEGLQSGSLYFISVITVGVLGYQSTVLNANKYSKPYSISNLTRTQITTDSVDLRWDQLESKPYYSYNVQAFNSSYSEIFSSNNSTTYATVYGLQSGTTYTFNVTTAVPDGTRSEPSMVSYSTRPFAVSGLGALTLNTTSISLNWTQPSQYKSYYMYIVKTIWAGGITNITVQNESAVISALIPGTNYSFCVTVILPDSTEGKEICTHQYTKPEKAKPSSVQSDGSNSSILVTWTFPSGNVEMYRLTLNSTGSGYNDTKKLNSNTTSFSFEGLKAGTLYTARLTTCTGPFCEDSDYVTNATFPNPPGPIKILNQTTSSIQVEWGEAPLMSSGFDYKLLIYPTGNITVVPSHNTSFTFTPLLSGTPYNISVKTVGPMGLESGSVFRTGVSTRPHVVQSLQASPQETSITVSWDRPLEYKQTYYYNVSWRTGTSEQYTISKLENINIPALVPGTLYILSVTTETADGTQAAPITTQTWTSVSRVTNLMCVGPNRTNAEIWLSWKKAAGLSTAVIIQVDNQNYTVPSNSCSSEEWCNYTVSNLKYYTEYRVDVWTQSSGQYSPSVVRDCITGITEPVIPPNYASMANVSATDYHKFTIVVSGDLLNKSSGPITHVGVLLTQSIAEGNACHKAFLTKTYNDWKSGSLEAYLTAVQTPVTGTRSASSLIIDVGTSAKWENYVNGELEEGQTYRYAIALFTSLQLNASRVDVVNSIVTITNFYPSIVLPKNSDSVLVAIAVGAALGILGLLLLILIGYNIYRKRRSSVKETPQIQIHSMRAKVSAAVRVEDFEAYYQKQKADSNCGFAEEFEDLKVVGTSQAKVHALNPSNKPKNRYNNVLPYDSSRVKLSIIHGDPCDDYINANYMPGYQSKKEFIAAQGPLPGTVNDFWRMIWEKNVRTMVMLTRCNEQGRVKCEQYWASGVKSCGDIIVKTTSDIILDDWTIKDFNIKNVKTAEMRAVRHFHFTAWPDHGVPETTELLISFRHLVREHMDQYSQHSPTVVHCSAGVGRTGTFIAIDRLIFQIERENIVDIFGIVHNLRMHRPLMVQTEDQYVFLNQCALDFIRSRTGNNVDLIYQNTAALSIYENISPKKRGY; encoded by the exons ATGACTATATCTAACCTAACTGCTGGTGTCAGGTATGGGATAAATGTCACAGCTGTGGCAGCAGACAATCAAACCGAGGGAGAGAGTGTTTCTACTGTCATATATACAA AACCAGATAAAGTCAGAAACCTCTCTGTTACTGAGATCACCACTTCCTCTATATCTCTGAACTGGACCGAACCATTAGGAAACAGTTCCTTCTATAGAGTACAATGGAAAAATGGATCATCTACTCTTAATACAAGTGTGTTTGAAAAGACCACGACTATATCTAACCTAACTGCTGGTGTCAGGTATGGGATAAATGTCACAGCTGTGGCAGCAGACAATCAAACCGAGGGAGAGAGTGTTTCTACTGTCATATATACAA AACCAGATAAAGTCAGAAACCTCTCTGTTACTGAGATCACCACTTCCTCTATATCTCTGAACTGGACCGAACCAGTAGGAAACAGTTCCTTCTATAGAGTACAATGGAAAAATGCATCATCTACTCTTAATACAAGTGTGTTTGAAAAGACCACGACTATATCTAACCTAACTGCTGGTGTCAGGTATGGGATAAATGTCACAGCTGTGGCAGCAGACAATCAAACCGAGGGAGAGAGTGTTTCTACTGTCAAATATACAA AACCAGATAAAGTCAGAAACCTCTCTGTTACTGAGATCACCACTTCCTCTATATCTCTGAACTGGACCGAACCAGTAGGAAACAGTTCCTTCTATAGAGTACAATGGACAAATGGATCATCTACtctaaataaaagtgtgtttgaTAAGACCACGACTATATCTAACCTAACTGCTGGTGAAAATTATGACATAACGGTCACAGCTGTGGCAGCAGATGATCAAACCGAGGGAGAGAGTGTTTCTACTGTCAAATATACAA AACCAGATAAAGTCAGAAACCTCTCTGTTACTGAGATCACCACTTCCTCTATATCTCTGAACTGGACCGAACCATTAGGAAACAGTTCCTTCTATAGAGTACAATGGACAAATGGATCATCTACTCTTAATACAAGTGTGTTTGAAAAGACCACGACTATATCTAACCTAACTGCTGGAGTCAGGTATGGCATAAATGTCACAGCTGTGGCAGCAGACAATCAAACCGAGGGAGAGAGTGTTTCTACTGTCATATATACAA ATCCAGGAATAATTCAGAAtctgatttcatttttcaacacAACCTCAATCTCCTTGAACTGGACGGCCCCTCTGGGTCAGGTGTTCACTTACAAAGTGGAATGGTGTCGAGGTGGATGTCAGAATTCTTCGAGCATCTTTGTGAATAAGTCCTTTGCTACGCTGTCGGATCTGATTCCCGGCTCCTCCTACACCATTAATATCACTGCTGTCGCTAAAGACAATCACACTCTAGGAGAACCTTACACCAGCATTATTGTCACAA agCCTGATGTGGTTAAAAATCTCAGAATTTTTTCTGTTACAACCACATCTGTGTCACTATCGTGGGATAAACCGGAGGGCAGCGCCGACTCGTACATCGTCAGGTGGAATTCAACAAAAGAAATCTCctccaataaaacaaacaacttgTCCTTCAACATTACAAACTTAACTCCTGGAGTTCTGTACAACATTTCCGTGACGGCTGTGGCTGGAAATGAGGGGAatcaagtttttaataaaacctTCACAA GGCCAGAAAAACCTCAGAATATTTCCGTTACAGCCAGAGATACTCAGAGCCTAAACATCAGTTGGAGATTGGAGAGAGGAGAAGTGGAATATTTTGAGGTGAACATTTCAAACGCAGCGCTAAGTTACGCCTATTCCATCACAGCACCTGCTCTGAGAGCATATTTCATGGGTTTAAATCCTGGGAGACTCTATTACATCGTCGTGACTTCTGTTGTTGGAGACTTCAGGAGCCCGTCTGATAATTCTTCATTTGCCACTG TTCCTGTCCCTCCGGTCTCCCTCATCATTGCTGACCGGACCAACTCCTCACTCATATTGAACTGGACCATCCCTGACCTCTTGAAAGGAGCTCCTGACATCAGTTTTCTCATCACATACAATGATACAACAACAGTCAGGGCTGAAGGCAACAGCAAAGAGCTGCAAATGCTCAAATCTGGAACACTCTACAACATAACTGTAGCAACTGTTGGACCCCAAAACCTCAGCAGCACAGCCATCCAGAACTCCTCCTACACCT TGCCCAACCCGGTGTTGAAGGTTGAAGTGAGACTTTTGTCTACGACTTCAGTAATGGTCAATTGGACGGAGCCACAAGATTTCCATGGGTACTATCAGTACTTGGTTCAAACATACAATCTCACAAATGCAGTTGTTAGTTTCAAAAAGGTCAACAGCACCAGCATCATCATAGAAAACCTGGAGCCAGGATCACAGTACTTCACCAATGTCACCACAATAGCTGCAGCAGGGAGTGAATCTCCTGCAGTGCAGACGTCCTTTCACACAA AGCCCAAAGCAGTGACTGGACTCAGAAATGTTTCTGAGACAACGTCTATCCAGCTGACGTGGCAGCGGCAAAGTGATTTTAAAAGTTCCTACAAATACCTGGTGGAGGCTTACCAGGGCGCCGTGTTGGTTCAGAATAGAACAGTGGAGCAAGAGACATACAACTTCACTGAACTGAGTCCTGGAACCTTGTAcaacttttttgtgtctgttgtCGTAGACAAAGTCTTTTCTGAGAAGGAAACCATCAGCTCCCAAACAA TTCCTGAAAAGGTTCCCCACCTTACAGCGACAGGAACCACTACCAGCCTGAATGTGACGTGGACCGCGCCGAGAGGGCAGGTGTCCTCGTACTCCATCCGCCTGTTTAAGAACAACGTGTTGGTGTCAAATAAAACGGCGCCAAACAGCAGCACTTATGAGCTGTTTGAGGGTTTGGACCCTGGAGTGCTTTACCAAGTACAGCTGGTCACCATAAGTGGGCCGGTTCAGAGCAACTCCAGCACCGTTTCCAACGCCACCT TCCCCACCCCTCCTGGCCCCATCACGGTGGTCAGTCAGACGGTTCGTTCCATCAACTTTACCTGGTCCCCCCCAAACAACATGAGCCAAGATCAGTACAACTTCACTGTGAGGGGCAATAACACCAATAACAACATCACTATCCAGAGGAGCTGGTTCCTGCTGGAGGGGCTACAGTCTGGAAGCCTTTATTTCATCTCAGTCATCACAGTTGGGGTGTTGGGGTACCAGAGCACTGTGCTAAACGCAAATAAATACTCCA AGCCGTACAGCATTTCCAATCTGACGCGGACTCAAATCACCACAGACTCTGTCGACCTCCGATGGGACCAGCTGGAGAGCAAACCCTACTATTCTTACAACGTGCAAGCCTTCAATTCTTCCTATTCAGAGATCTTTAGCTCAAATAACAGCACCACTTACGCAACGGTCTACGGTCTTCAGTCTGGAACCACATATACCTTCAATGTCACAACGGCAGTACCAGACGGCACGCGCTCAGAGCCCAGCATGGTGTCATACTCCACGC GGCCGTTTGCTGTTTCTGGTTTAGGGGCACTAACCTTAAATACAACTTCTATTTCCCTCAACTGGACACAACCCAGTCAGTACAAAAGTTACTACATGTACATTGTGAAGACCATCTGGGCCGGTGGTATCACAAATATCACTGTTCAGAATGAAAGCGCTGTAATCTCCGCCCTCATCCCGGGAACCAACTACTCCTTCTGTGTCACTGTCATCTTACCGGACTCCACTGAGGGGAAGGAGATCTGCACACATCAGTACACTA AACCTGAAAAGGCAAAGCCCAGTTCGGTCCAGAGCGACGGCTCCAACTCGTCGATTTTAGTGACTTGGACTTTTCCTTCTGGAAATGTGGAGATGTACAGGCTGACTCTGAACAGCACAGGTTCTGGGTATAACGACACAAAGAAGCTGAACTCCAACACCACCTCATTCAGCTTTGAGGGTCTGAAAGCGGGAACGCTCTACACCGCCCGGTTGACCACATGCACTGGACCCTTTTGTGAGGACTCGGACTACGTTACCAATGCAACCT TCCCCAACCCCCCTGGGCCCATTAAGATCCTGAACCAGACCACCAGCTCCATTCAGGTGGAATGGGGAGAAGCTCCTCTCATGTCGTCTGGATTTGACTACAAACTTCTGATTTACCCGACAGGAAATATCACTGTAGTCCCTTCTCACAACACCAGTTTTACTTTTACACCTCTACTGTCCGGGACTCCGTACAACATCTCTGTGAAAACTGTGGGGCCCATGGGTCTGGAGAGTGGAAGTGTTTTCAGGACCGGGGTCAGCACAA GACCACATGTGGTGCAGAGTCTTCAGGCTTCTCCACAGGAAACGAGCATCACAGTCAGCTGGGACCGGCCCCTTGAATACAAGCAAACATACTACTACAATGTCTCCTGGAGAACAGGGACATCAGAGCAATATACCATCAGCAAGTTGGAGAATATCAACATCCCCGCCCTGGTGCCAGGCACTCTGTACATCCTCAGTGTGACAACAGAGACTGCTGATGGGACGCAGGCCGCCCCAATTACCACCCAGACATGGACAA GCGTGAGCCGTGTGACGAATTTGATGTGTGTCGGACCAAACCGGACCAACGCCGAGATCTGGCTGTCCTGGAAAAAAGCCGCTGGCCTGAGCACCGCCGTTATCATCCAAGTAGACAATCAAAACTACACTGTGCCTTCAAACAGCTGCAGTTCAGAGGAATGGTGTAACTACACCGTTTCCAACCTAAAATACTACACTGAGTATCGCGTGGATGTGTGGACCCAGAGCTCAGGACAGTATAGTCCCTCTGTTGTCAGGGACTGCATCACGGGCATCACAG AACCTGTCATTCCCCCAAACTACGCATCCATGGCTAATGTGTCTGCTACCGACTACCACAAGTTCACCATTGTGGTTTCCGGGGATCTGTTAAACAAATCTTCCGGACCGATCACTCACGTCGGGGTTCTGCTGACCCAAAGCATCGCAG AGGGAAACGCTTGTCATAAAGCGTTTCTGACAAAAACGTACAACGACTGGAAAAGTGGCTCTTTGGAGGCGTACCTGACTGCCGTCCAAACTCCCGTCACCGGGACGCGCTCCGCCAGCAGCCTGATCATCGACGTAGGGACGTCGGCCAAGTGGGAAAACTATGTCAACGGTGAACTGGAAGAAGGTCAAACCTATCG ATACGCCATCGCACTTTTCACGAGTCTTCAGCTGAATGCCAGCCGTGTGGACGTCGTCAACTCTATTGTCACGATCACAAATTTTTATCCTTCGATCGTACTTCCAAAAAACTCAG ACTCAGTTTTGGTGGCTATAGCTGTTGGAGCAGCGCTTGGAATCTTGGGAttgctcctcctcatcctcattgGCTACAATATCTACAGGAAAAG AAGGTCGTCAGTTAAAGAAACGCCACAGATCCAGATTCATTCAATGAG aGCCAAAGT AAGTGCAGCAGTGAGAGTGGAGGACTTTGAGGCGTACTATCAGAAGCAGAAAGCCGACTCCAACTGCGGCTTCGCTGAGGAGTTTGAG GACCTGAAGGTGGTTGGAACGAGTCAGGCTAAAGTCCACGCGCTGAATCCGTCTAACAAACCCAAGAACCGCTACAACAATGTTCTTCCCT ATGATTCCTCCAGAGTCAAACTTTCCATCATCCATGGAGATCCGTGCGACGATTACATCAATGCCAACTACATGCCG GGCTACCAGTCCAAGAAGGAGTTCATCGCAGCTCAGGGTCCTTTGCCCGGGACGGTCAACGACTTCTGGAGGATGATCTGGGAGAAGAACGTGCGGACCATGGTCATGCTGACGCGCTGCAACGAGCAGGGACGC GTGAAATGTGAGCAGTACTGGGCTTCAGGTGTCAAATCCTGCGGCGACATCATTGTGAAAACCACCTCTGACATAATCCTGGACGACTGGACTATCAAggactttaacattaaaaac GTGAAAACCGCAGAGATGCGCGCCGTCCGTCACTTCCACTTCACCGCTTGGCCGGATCACGGCGTTCCAGAGACCACGGAGCTCCTCATCAGCTTCAGACATCTGGTCCGGGAGCACATGGACCAGTACTCCCAGCACTCCCCCACCGTGGTCCACTGCAG CGCTGGCGTGGGCCGCACCGGCACCTTCATCGCCATCGACCGGCTCATCTTCCAGATCGAAAGGGAAAAcattgtggacatttttggcaTCGTCCATAACCTGCGAATGCACCGGCCCCTGATGGTGCAGACAGAG GATCAGTACGTCTTCTTGAACCAGTGCGCCTTGGACTTCATCCGATCCAGAACGGGGAACAATGTGGATCTAATCTACCAGAACACAGCAGCGCTCTCAATCTACGAGAATATTTCACCTAAAAAGAGGGGTTACTGA